Within Bacteroidota bacterium, the genomic segment CCATCTATTGAATACTCATACCCAGCAGCATGAGGTTGGGTAAGGTTACCAATCCATGGGGTACCACCTGAGGCTACTACTGTAACACTTCCTGTACCTCCAGGACATGACGGTTGAGTTACTGTAACTGTTTTATCTAATATTGTAGGCTCTGTTATTGTGTAAACTGCGGTTGCACTGCAACCGTTTGAATCTGTAACGGTAACGGTATATGCTCCTTCCGGTAACATATCAAATGTATAATTTGGCACTGTATCCATCACAGATTGTCCATTAGGATCAGGGCTTATCGAGAGATATCATATGGAGCTACTCCATTGGTGATATTAATATCTATATACCCATCGGCACCACCATTACAAGAAACATTACCAATGGTAGCGGTTATAACAGGAGCCGCTATTACATTTACAGTGATAGATGCTCTGGGGCTCTCGCATCCCGGACCGGGGTCTTGCGATACGTAATGGGTAAATGTTCCCGTTGATCCGGTAGCAACTACAGGAGCAGTGGCGCTTCCCGTGCCACCAGTTTGCGAAGCATACCAGGTCAAATTAGTGCCTGTTGCATGTAATGCCAAATCAACAGCAGGGCTATTTTGGCAAACCGTAATCATCGCTGTAACAACAGGAGGGAGCGGATAATAGCACACATTACCTATAGAAATAACTTGCCCAACACTATCGGTTATGGTTATTGTATAAGGCTGTGCATCCACAGTTTTAAAAGTTATATAGGCACTATCGGGCTTTGCAGTTGGAATAAGCAAAGTGCCATTAGCTAATGGAACAGGAGGTGCAGGAGGTGCGGGACTCAAAGCAAAGTCGTACACGCCTGTGCTGGAAGTTACAGTGTATGGAGGAACGCCACCAAATACGGACACCGTTTCCGAAAATTGTCCATCACCCGGTATCAGTCCTGAAGCGTTATCGAGGCACACACATGGATCCGAAATATTGATGGTAAAGCAATTTTTCTGATGAATGGTAACAGATTGCGATAAGGTACAACCATTAGCATCTGTAACTACTACTGTATAAGTTCCGGCCATTAAGTTACTGCGGTCTTCAGTAGTCACAAGGTCATTCCAAAGGTAAGTATAACCCGGAGTTCCTCCGGAAACGGTTATATCTATAAGTCCTGTACCAATTCCAAAACATAGTGAATCAGTATGTGTTTCGGAAATACTTATAGCATCAGCCGGTTGTGTTACCGTATAGTCGCAGGTAGCTGTACATCCGTTTGCATCTGTTACTGTTACTGTATACGTTCCGGCTGCTAAGCCTGTGATGCTTGTGCCCGTATTTGTATTTGAATTGCTCCATACATAAGTTAATGTGCCTGTGCCACCCGAAGCTGTTACACTTGCCGAACCTGTTGATGCGCCATTACATAAAACATTGGTTCCACTGCAAGTGGTTGTTATTGCCGAAGGTTCTGTTACCGTGTAGCTGCAAGTTGTTGAACAGTTATTTGCATCGGTTACAGTTACTGTATACGTTCCGGCTGCTAAGCCTGTGATGCTTGTGCCCGTATTTGTATTTGAATTGCTCCATACATAAGTTAATGTGCCTGTGCCACCTGAAGCTGTTACACTTGCCGAACCTGTTGATGCTCCATTACATAAAACATTGGTACCGGTGCAAGAAGCTGTTATTGCCGAAGGTTCTGTTACCGTGTAGCTGCAAGTTGTTGAACAGTTATTTGCATCGGTTACAGTTACCGTATACGTTCCGGCTGCTAAGCCTGTGATGCTTGTGCCCGTATTTGTATTTGAATTGCTCCATACATAAGTTAAAGCGCCTGTGCCACCCGAGCTGTTACACTTGCCGAACCTGTTGATGCTCCATTACATAAAACATTGGTTCCACTGCAAGTGGCAGTTATTGCCGATGCAGGTTCTGTTACCGTGTAGCTGCAAGTTGTTGAACAGTTATTTGCATCGGTTACAGTTACCGTATACGTTCCGGCTGCTAAGCCTGTGATGCTTGTGCCCGTATTTGTATTTGAATTGCTCCATACATAAGTTAATGTGCCTGTGCCACCCGAAGCTGTTACACTTGCCGAACCTGTTGATGCTCCATTACATAAAACATTGGTTCCACTGCAAATGGTTGTTATTGCCGAAGGTTCTGTAACCGTGTAGCTGCAAGTTGTTGAACAGTTATTTGCATCGGTTACAGTTACTGTATACGTTCCGGCTGCTAAGCCTGTGATGCTTGTGCCCGTATTTGTATTTGAATTGCTCCATACATAAGTTAAAGCGCCTGTGCCACCTGAAGCTGTTACACTTGCCGAACCTGTTGATGCGCCATTACATAAAACATTGGTTCCACTGCAAGTGGTTGTT encodes:
- a CDS encoding SprB repeat-containing protein, translated to MTTEDRSNLMAGTYTVVVTDANGCTLSQSVTIHQKNCFTINISDPCVCLDNASGLIPGDGQFSETVSVFGGVPPYTVTSSTGVYDFALSPAPPAPPVPLANGTLLIPTAKPDSAYITFKTVDAQPYTITITDSVGQVISIGNVCYYPLPPVVTAMITVCQNSPAVDLALHATGTNLTWYASQTGGTGSATAPVVATGSTGTFTHYVSQDPGPGCESPRASITVNVIAAPVITATIGNVSCNGGADGYIDINITNGVAPYDISR
- a CDS encoding SprB repeat-containing protein, with the protein product MWQPGGTGGYTYVWSNSNTNTGTSITGLAAGTYTVTVTDANGCTATCSYTVTEPSAITTTCSGTNVLCNGASTGSASVTASGGTGALTYVWSNSNTNTGTSITGLAAGTYTVTVTDANNCSTTCSYTVTEPSAITTICSGTNVLCNGASTGSASVTASGGTGTLTYVWSNSNTNTGTSITGLAAGTYTVTVTDANNCSTTCSYTVTEPASAITATCSGTNVLCNGASTGSASVTARVAQAL